The Coleofasciculus sp. FACHB-1120 nucleotide sequence AACCTGGGGCAATTCTGTGGAAGATCCAGTAACGGTATAACAAATTGACCGAGATTCTACCAAGTAATGCGATTGATGAAAGCGATTGAAAGCGATCGCCTTCCCTACGTTAGCCTGATCTTAATAACAAAACTGAGAGGGAGGACAATGCTAGAAGAACAACGTCAACGGGTACTCACCGCTTTTCAATCGTTCCTCAATACTCCCCTCCAGTGGCGGCTGCAACAGTATCGCAGCACCTCCCCAGAAACCGCCACGATGCAATTATTTCACGAAGTTGCTGCGACTGTCCCCGCCTACCAAGCTTTTGTGAAGGAACAAGGTATCGATCCAGATTCGATACAAACTTTTGAAGATTTCCAAAAACTTCCCTTCATTACCAAAGAAAATTACCTGTTGCGTCACTCGCTTGCAGACTTGTGCCGCAATGGACAATTAGAAGCGTGCGATACGATTGCTGTTTCCTCCGGTTCAACCGGAAAGCCGACATTTTGGCCTCGTTTCCTCACGGATGAACTGCAAATCGCCATTCGCTTTGAACAGATATTTCATGATAGTTTTCAGGCTGATACCCGCCGCACCTTGGCTGTCATCTGCTTTAGCTTGGGGACTTGGGTTGGGGGAATCTACACAGCAAACTGCTGTCGGTATCTCGCTAGTAAAGGATACCCGATTACGGTGATTACTCCTGGCAATAATAAAGAAGAGATATTTCGAGTCGTGCAAGAACTGGGTTCTGCATTTGAGCAAGTGGTGCTGCTGGGATATCCGCCATTTCTAAAGGATGTCATTGATAGCGGCATCGCGCGGGGTGTGGAGTGGCAGCAATATCACATCAAAATGGTGTTTGCGGGAGAAGTCTTCAGCGAAGAATGGCGCAATCTTGTCGGAGAAAGAGTCGGTTCTCAAAATCCTTGTTATGATTCTGCTTCGCTTTATGGGACAGCCGATGCAGGCGTTTTGGGCAACGAAACCCCGCTGAGTATCCGCATCCGTCGGTTTCTGGCAGAACATCCAGATGCTGCTAAGGCATTATTTGGGGAATCTCGCTTGCCAACACTGGTACAGTATGACCCACTAAGTCGCTTTTTCGAGGTTCACGAGGGCACATTGCTGTTTTCCGGCGATAACGGAATTCCGCTGATCCGCTATCATATCTCCGATACGGGAGGCTTAATCCCTTACGATGAAATGCTCCAATTTTTAGCAGAATGGGACTTCGATCCAGTCGCGGCGTTGCAAGGTGAAAGTGCCATTCCTCATCCCGAAACCTCCGGCTTAGGGCTACCCGAACTCAATCCGGCGGCGCGGGCTACACAAAGAGGAATTCCTCCCTTACCGTTTGTTTATGTGTTTGGACGGTCTAATTTCACGGTTTCCTATTTCGGCGCAAATATTTACCCGGAAAATGTGACGGTGGGGTTAGAACAACCCACGATTCGAGAGTGGGTGACGGGTAAGTTTGTGATGCAGGTTCAGGAAGATGCAGATAAAAACCGCTTCCTGTCCGTGGTTGTGGAGTTAGCGCCCCAAGTGGAAGCCAGTAAGGACAAGCAGCAAGCGATCGCATCTTCGATTCTTTCCCAGCTACGACGCCTCAACAGCGAGTTTGCCAACTATGTCCCCCCAACCTACCAAATACCGCAAGTTACCTTAACTCCCAGCGGCGATCCAGAATATTTTCCGATTGGCGTGAAGCATCGCTACACCCGCAAATAATTCTATAATTGCGTGCCTAATTCGTGCATTGCCTGGATAATCGGTTTCAAACTTTCCCCTAAAGGGGTCAAAGAATATTCCACTTTTGGGGGAATCTGCGGATAAACTTGGCGATGGATTATTCCGTCTTCCTCCATCTCTCTGAGTTGCTGCGTGAGCATCTTTTGGGTGATTCCTTCCAGCCCTCTTTGCAGTTCCCCAAATCGTTTAACGCCTGACCATAGTTCTGCCACAATCAAAAGCTTCCAGCGTCCGCTAATTGCTTTTAAAGTAGTTTCGGCTGGACAAGTCTTCCTTTCGAGATTCTCGCTTTTAGCTTCCATAGTATCTTTTTGGGTACTATCTTACTTTAAAGTGCATACTTTACACTTTATGGTTACATTTTTTAAACTATAAATATACAAAAATAAGGCACCAAAGAAAGCCAAGGATAACAAAAATGAGTCAACCCGTTATTGTCGATACAAAACCTATCATTCTTGCGCTTGAACCGGGTACTTACTTTTGGTGCAGTTGCGGTCAATCTCAAAATCAACCTTATTGCGATGGTTCCCATCAAGGCACAGAATTTCTCCCTGTAAAG carries:
- a CDS encoding phenylacetate--CoA ligase family protein, which produces MLEEQRQRVLTAFQSFLNTPLQWRLQQYRSTSPETATMQLFHEVAATVPAYQAFVKEQGIDPDSIQTFEDFQKLPFITKENYLLRHSLADLCRNGQLEACDTIAVSSGSTGKPTFWPRFLTDELQIAIRFEQIFHDSFQADTRRTLAVICFSLGTWVGGIYTANCCRYLASKGYPITVITPGNNKEEIFRVVQELGSAFEQVVLLGYPPFLKDVIDSGIARGVEWQQYHIKMVFAGEVFSEEWRNLVGERVGSQNPCYDSASLYGTADAGVLGNETPLSIRIRRFLAEHPDAAKALFGESRLPTLVQYDPLSRFFEVHEGTLLFSGDNGIPLIRYHISDTGGLIPYDEMLQFLAEWDFDPVAALQGESAIPHPETSGLGLPELNPAARATQRGIPPLPFVYVFGRSNFTVSYFGANIYPENVTVGLEQPTIREWVTGKFVMQVQEDADKNRFLSVVVELAPQVEASKDKQQAIASSILSQLRRLNSEFANYVPPTYQIPQVTLTPSGDPEYFPIGVKHRYTRK
- a CDS encoding helix-turn-helix domain-containing protein, translating into MEAKSENLERKTCPAETTLKAISGRWKLLIVAELWSGVKRFGELQRGLEGITQKMLTQQLREMEEDGIIHRQVYPQIPPKVEYSLTPLGESLKPIIQAMHELGTQL
- a CDS encoding CDGSH iron-sulfur domain-containing protein produces the protein MSQPVIVDTKPIILALEPGTYFWCSCGQSQNQPYCDGSHQGTEFLPVKFVLEDKKQVALCQCKYTSKSPFCDGSHSKL